GTTTTCTGGGAGAACCCTTTAGTGTTGCGCCTGATAAACCCTAGTACTTTCGCggcttttttaacaatgttgtttACGTGTGACACAAAAGTTAACTTGCTGTCAATAGTAACTCCCAGGTCTCTAATTTCCTGTAACTCTTTTAGTACCACACTACCGATCATGTAACTAGAGACAAGTGGTTCTCCTCATCATCTCTCTTTATCATTAAAGCTCTAAACCCTAGGTATATgtacctaatcatcatcatcgtagagttctaattatttttttaaataagaaatatatttgttaCGCAGCCGGTCGTCTCTACACAACGTGTCGGATATCTTCGTGATGGGCGGCTGCCTGATCCTGGAGTCGCTGGTGCTCTTCCACTGGTGCGAGCGCAACGGGCTGGGCCCTCTCGGCGTCACCGGACTCTCCATGGGCGGGCATGTATGCAGTTACTGATACTAGATCGACGCATTTAACTTATACTAGATCTAAGCATTAACAGTTATTAGACCGATGCATTAACTGATACCATATCGATCGGTGTATTCATTATCTCTTACTAGATCAATACATTAACTGTTATTGAATAGATGCGTTAACTGTCATTAGATCGATGCATTCTCTGTCACTAGATCAGTGCATTATCTGTTATTAGACCGATGCATTAACTGATACTATATCGATCGATGCGCTATCAGTTAATAGACCTATGCATTAACTGATACTATATCTATCGAtgcattcattatttatttacaagatcGATGCATTAGCTTTGGCTTTATATTAATAAGGCTGTTTATAAAGAGTTCATTCGagtatttcataatttacaGATGGCATCTTTAGCTGCAACGAACTGGCCCAAACCCCTGGTGTTGGTCCCGTGTCTGTCATGGGCAACTGCATCTGCTGTATTCTTGCAGGTATActtgttttagcagactcagaagtggattacaaaaataagaaaaccaatgtcgagcaaaggttatgatttacaacatttgtcaagacaacataataacaaatcaaactgtaaccaatataaaactctaaaatggcagagaaagaccttgagtggagtcacgcacttgtgaacgttgtgtgtaggattaaaggcgcctttgacagttaaccaacactcctcttttccactcaaatcaCTCTCCCAAGTAACCCgtaaagaattacataacaagaaatgtagacggttcgaacgccacgatcATACTGAATCCGAACGTAGGatgagcgccttatatcgcaaatccccgccaaccgatcgctacacctctctaactccctactcttaaCGGAAACAAGTGGCGCCACCTACCGTGGGCATGAGCCAACACAAGATGGAGCGActtcatatccgtctcagactactatttcctacacttgTATTACCTATTTcatttgatataatatatatatatatatatattacttacaATGTAATTATTAGTATTACGATGAAACTTGAAactaaaaattgtatataaatagtgactgaataaaatattttttcaagggAGTAATGTCGCAGTCTATCAATTGGGATCTGTTGGAAGATCAGTACCTCTCTGATGGTGTGTATAGAGAAAAGCTATCGAAAATGGTCACAATAGTCGACGAAGCTTTCCTAGCCGGGAAAAAGTTCGCTAGAACATACTCTATTAACTTTAATACTCCAGCTAATCAAACACAAGACCCTATCGTGGATTCTTTAAAGTTATCTGCATTCAAGAATCTAGATATTACGTATAAAGAATCCAGTGCCAAAGCTATTGCTCAagacttagataataataaaaatgtgatagGTTTTAAACCAGAAGTGCCTAAAAGTGTAACGAATGAATATAATTTGAGAGATGAATGGAAAAAACTATTAAACGACAATAAAATTAGTCAAGATCTATACGAAAAACTAACTTCGAATAAAACTTTTGAACTCGAAGCGCAGGATAtagaagatataaataaaataaacgatgGTCAAGTGAAGGATTTACTACTTAAATTCACCAGCGGTAAGTCGATGTCGAAGtcgaaattatattatttgtcaaAGTTCTTTTTCCAAATCATTATTTGatgaaatttcaaatttaactCATACTCATCAGACTTATAGCAACCAAAACTCTTGACCaactaaagatattttttgattaatgaaCGATTTAAAGTAactataagttatttttttataaaaaaataaaaatattttcttccagATGTAGAGAAAGGGTCATTAAtggaaaaagtaaatatatgTGAGCCCAGTAAGCCTAATTTGGCTActgatgtaaataataatactataattCCCGAGTCACAAGAAACTAACACGACTAGTAATGTGATAGCACATGAAGAAAAcagtaaaacaaatattttagacAATAAAACAGCAAAATTTGAAACGACATCTGTTAGTGATAAATCAAATTTGCCAGCCATCAAAGATAATAAAGAGAAAAAGCCGTGGAACATATCCGATCTTACATCTGATTTGTGGATCAATTTACCGTTCATGAAATCGAACGGGAGGAAGATAGATATAAGCAAAATCCACTGGAGGGACAGAGAGGCGCTACAGTTTATGAGGGGCATAATGGACGAATGCACACATTTGAGCAATTTCTCCATACCCTTCGACACATCTCTGATAATAGGTAAACACATTTTTGATTAgattaattatatatactttttactaATTCCTTCATACCCTTCCACACATCTCTGATAATAGGGAAACACCCTTTGTTTACATTACTTTTTACGAAAATCACGTCTTAGTTCCTCATGCACTTAAATATATCAAGATTTAAgactacttgtacatatgttttttgtGACTATTGTTGCTAGACATCCTAGAAAAAAAGCTAGACGCCGCAGTTTGGCCATAGCCTTCACTTCAGTGCGTCGGAGtcgaatgaaattaaataaaatctgaTAATTTCTGGCCTTTTTGTTGTGGTGTTGGTACAAAAAAACAACCATCATAGCTGTCTGTTGAACTGTCTATCATTTGATAGTGATAGTTACagaaacaaacaatcatatTTGGTGATGGGGCGAGCCTCAACTCGTGTTGTAGTGGTAGGTGTAAGTTCCACAACTATAGTAGAGAGTAAATTATCCCTCGGCCGAGATAGTGCTGTGAATGGGCCGAGTGGGTGTTTAGTTTTACTTTTGAAGTTGCGACGAGACACGCAATCAGTTCTATAGTTATAGTCTGATGATGATAGCCATTAACCTTGGCACGTGTGTACAGCGGTGTGCGCTCGGCACGACGCGTACGTGCCGCGCGAGGACGTGGGCTCGCTGGAGGAGATCTGGCCCGGCGCGGAGGTGCGCTACGTGGACGCGGGCCACGTCTCCGCCTACATCCTGCACCAGTCGCTGTTCAGGTACATGTATTTGTTGAGTGCTATACGTGTGTGCAGCGGTGTGCGCTCGGCACGACGCGGCAATGTGGCGGGACAGATCGAAGagcagatggacgttggggtcccaaggtgctggaatggcgaccccgcactagaaagcgcagtgttggtcgaccccccatcaggtggactgataacatccagcgagtcgcagagattcgctggatgcagctggctcagtattgtgatctttggaagtcctgcagtggacgtccatcggctgatattatgttcatcatgaatagataataatttatttattttgctatcatccgcgaaatgCCAACGAactcatgcgacaacgtcacccaggtccgacgaaatactctctacgtacgtttcaccccgaaaccggagcatcctcaggagatgttgactctacgagtacaacgtgcaattgtaaAGCTTTTTGAAGTGCTAACTTCGTATGGGAATGTAGAGCGCTTtttaacgtaacgcgttacgacgCCGCTCTCTCGGGCTTCCTTTTCTCTCTACAAGCAGGTTTAAGGTAAtacttctgtcgagcgttccgtatatttatttttttttagttcatttGATTTCGCACATTATCACAAATAGCTGCGTTTTCTTTTGCAGATCATGTATAAAGGAGGCCTTCGAAAGATCCAAAAAGAAATGGAAGGATGGGAAACACGTTGTTTGACGGCGGTGCAAGATGTTCACGACGACAGAGCAATGTAGCTAACTAGAACACTGAGCCTTTATGCATTAACAGCCTGTGAgtgccagaccttcgtcattttatatacaagttgaaagtttgtcagctcaggCTATTATaggtaagtcatcatcatcatcatataagacgatggacgtccactgcaggacataggccttttgtaggccataacatcacgatcctgagccacctgcatcaaACGAATCTATGCGACTtgtttgatgtcgtcaatccacttgatgggaggtcgaccaacactgcgctttctactgCGGGGTcggcatattttatattttatacgggATACCGTGAGAAGTCATGTCCCCAACCATTCGTTGTAGACCCTTAACCTTTTTGTCGTTAGGGATAaatttgtatcaataacgaggtcatCAAAAACTTAAAccaaccagctgttttttttttactgctgcttatttaatagttatacaactttacagccacaatgtctaagaaatttttaatacctagtatttttttttttattctttacaagttagcccttgactacaatctcacc
Above is a window of Bicyclus anynana chromosome 8, ilBicAnyn1.1, whole genome shotgun sequence DNA encoding:
- the LOC112047620 gene encoding protein ABHD18 isoform X1, with the translated sequence MSASKLDAVYRSLLLTKFFTKGWGKPENLRRLFEFRKTVSNRDKCFPLVEKDYPVTITKEQNLADCKLIEGYFLSPLEKFLPGIVPEIAQKAHFQILLPNHWPDPNCKPVCLHLAGTGDHFFWRRRNLMVKPLLKEAGIGGIILENPFYGLRKPTDQIRSSLHNVSDIFVMGGCLILESLVLFHWCERNGLGPLGVTGLSMGGHMASLAATNWPKPLVLVPCLSWATASAVFLQGVMSQSINWDLLEDQYLSDGVYREKLSKMVTIVDEAFLAGKKFARTYSINFNTPANQTQDPIVDSLKLSAFKNLDITYKESSAKAIAQDLDNNKNVIGFKPEVPKSVTNEYNLRDEWKKLLNDNKISQDLYEKLTSNKTFELEAQDIEDINKINDGQVKDLLLKFTSDVEKGSLMEKVNICEPSKPNLATDVNNNTIIPESQETNTTSNVIAHEENSKTNILDNKTAKFETTSVSDKSNLPAIKDNKEKKPWNISDLTSDLWINLPFMKSNGRKIDISKIHWRDREALQFMRGIMDECTHLSNFSIPFDTSLIIAVCARHDAYVPREDVGSLEEIWPGAEVRYVDAGHVSAYILHQSLFRSCIKEAFERSKKKWKDGKHVV
- the LOC112047620 gene encoding protein ABHD18 isoform X2 — translated: MVKPLLKEAGIGGIILENPFYGLRKPTDQIRSSLHNVSDIFVMGGCLILESLVLFHWCERNGLGPLGVTGLSMGGHMASLAATNWPKPLVLVPCLSWATASAVFLQGVMSQSINWDLLEDQYLSDGVYREKLSKMVTIVDEAFLAGKKFARTYSINFNTPANQTQDPIVDSLKLSAFKNLDITYKESSAKAIAQDLDNNKNVIGFKPEVPKSVTNEYNLRDEWKKLLNDNKISQDLYEKLTSNKTFELEAQDIEDINKINDGQVKDLLLKFTSDVEKGSLMEKVNICEPSKPNLATDVNNNTIIPESQETNTTSNVIAHEENSKTNILDNKTAKFETTSVSDKSNLPAIKDNKEKKPWNISDLTSDLWINLPFMKSNGRKIDISKIHWRDREALQFMRGIMDECTHLSNFSIPFDTSLIIAVCARHDAYVPREDVGSLEEIWPGAEVRYVDAGHVSAYILHQSLFRSCIKEAFERSKKKWKDGKHVV